The following proteins are co-located in the Oceanotoga teriensis genome:
- the lpdA gene encoding dihydrolipoyl dehydrogenase → MDFDLAIIGAGPGGYVSAIRASQLGIKTIIFEKDKPGGVCLNIGCIPSKSLISQAEKYRNMLEFIDKGVKMDLTSFDYKKVFHESRKASETLSNGVKYLLEKNNITYINSQAKITDKNTIKYENKSITAKNIIIATGSKPRELKGFEFDEEKILSSTGILMQEKLPKSILIIGSGAIGMEFAYVMKSFGVDVTIAEMLDNILPLEDEDTAKILKDAFKKDGIKILNSTIAKSYENYEDLLKVKLENIKDNSISEIKVEKILVAVGRIPIIDDLGLENTKIKIEKGFIKVNDYYQTDESNIYAIGDVVKTPQLAHVASKEGEIAVEHIKGQKNKLNLNAIPSAVYCEPEIASFGYTEKALKENDKKYKKAYFPYYGAGKTVAIGKSDGIIKILYEPQTHEILGAHIAGYNATEIIHEILLAKSSELLPEDIANMIHAHPTISEAVMESMRAVEGWAIHI, encoded by the coding sequence ATGGATTTTGATTTAGCTATAATAGGAGCTGGTCCTGGAGGTTATGTATCAGCAATAAGGGCTAGTCAACTCGGAATTAAAACAATAATATTCGAAAAAGATAAACCTGGTGGAGTATGTTTAAATATTGGATGTATTCCTTCAAAAAGTTTAATAAGTCAAGCAGAAAAATACAGAAATATGCTCGAATTTATAGATAAAGGAGTAAAAATGGACTTGACTTCTTTTGATTATAAAAAAGTATTTCATGAATCAAGAAAAGCATCTGAAACACTTTCAAATGGTGTCAAATATTTATTAGAAAAAAACAATATAACTTATATAAATTCTCAAGCAAAAATAACAGATAAAAATACTATAAAATATGAAAATAAAAGTATAACAGCAAAAAATATAATAATTGCAACTGGTTCTAAACCAAGAGAATTAAAAGGATTTGAATTCGATGAAGAAAAAATACTATCCTCAACAGGTATTTTAATGCAAGAAAAATTACCTAAAAGCATATTAATAATTGGAAGTGGTGCAATTGGAATGGAATTTGCATATGTCATGAAAAGTTTTGGTGTAGATGTCACAATAGCAGAAATGCTCGATAACATACTTCCATTAGAAGACGAAGACACAGCAAAAATTTTAAAAGATGCCTTTAAGAAAGATGGTATAAAAATATTAAATTCAACTATAGCAAAAAGCTATGAAAACTATGAAGATCTTTTAAAAGTTAAATTAGAAAATATAAAAGATAATTCAATATCAGAAATAAAAGTTGAAAAAATACTTGTAGCCGTTGGAAGAATCCCTATAATAGATGATTTAGGATTAGAAAATACTAAAATTAAAATAGAAAAAGGATTTATAAAGGTTAATGATTATTATCAGACAGATGAATCCAACATATATGCCATAGGAGATGTAGTTAAAACACCACAATTAGCCCATGTTGCTTCTAAAGAAGGTGAAATTGCGGTTGAACATATAAAAGGGCAAAAAAACAAATTAAATTTAAATGCCATACCTTCAGCAGTTTATTGTGAACCAGAAATAGCAAGTTTTGGATATACAGAAAAAGCTTTAAAAGAAAATGACAAAAAATATAAAAAAGCTTATTTCCCATACTATGGTGCTGGAAAAACTGTTGCAATAGGAAAAAGTGATGGGATTATAAAAATACTCTATGAACCTCAAACTCATGAAATATTAGGAGCTCATATTGCTGGATACAATGCAACTGAGATAATACATGAAATATTACTTGCAAAATCATCTGAATTATTGCCAGAAGATATAGCAAATATGATACATGCTCACCCTACTATATCTGAAGCCGTTATGGAATCTATGAGAGCCGTTGAAGGATGGGCAATACATATATAA
- a CDS encoding dihydrolipoamide acetyltransferase family protein produces MAEKIFMIALSPTMKKGKITKWRVNQGDTIKEGQIICDVETDKTTMEYESMNEGTILKIIVNSGERASVGQTIAIVGEENENIQEILDELKDEIKENNKSEKTKTEKIIEEKDTNNINTKQNNEDGSHIKISPLAKKIAKLNNIDIKKIKGSGPNGRIIKKDIEEFKDKKTSFFKNDGEDKIIEISDKRRIIAERLSESKFTSPHYYLKVSVNMENILNTRKEMNKKGEKVSLNSYLIKIASQAILKHKIINSSWNDENIIEYSNIDIGIAVAQKDGLITPIIRQTQFKGIKDIDTELKQLIEKAKDGSLEPEEYTNSTFTISNLGSFGIEEFTAIINPPGSAILAIGSINEKPIVENGEIKIKPIMKMTLSCDHRLIDGASGAEFLKYLKDIIENPFKMLY; encoded by the coding sequence ATGGCTGAAAAAATATTTATGATAGCTCTTTCCCCAACTATGAAAAAGGGAAAAATAACTAAATGGAGAGTAAACCAAGGTGATACTATAAAAGAAGGTCAAATAATCTGTGATGTAGAAACTGATAAAACTACTATGGAATATGAATCGATGAATGAGGGAACTATATTAAAAATAATAGTAAACTCTGGTGAACGTGCTTCAGTTGGTCAAACAATTGCTATAGTTGGAGAAGAAAATGAAAATATACAGGAAATTTTAGATGAATTGAAAGATGAAATAAAAGAGAATAATAAATCTGAAAAAACAAAAACTGAAAAAATCATTGAAGAAAAAGATACAAATAACATAAACACAAAACAAAATAATGAAGATGGTTCCCATATAAAGATATCACCTCTTGCAAAAAAAATAGCAAAATTAAATAATATAGACATAAAAAAAATAAAAGGGTCTGGACCTAATGGCAGAATAATAAAAAAAGATATTGAAGAATTTAAAGACAAAAAAACAAGTTTCTTTAAAAATGATGGTGAAGATAAAATTATAGAAATATCTGATAAGAGAAGAATAATAGCTGAAAGACTTTCAGAATCTAAATTCACTTCTCCACACTATTATTTAAAAGTATCTGTAAATATGGAAAATATATTAAACACGAGAAAAGAAATGAACAAAAAAGGCGAAAAAGTTTCTTTAAACTCATATTTAATAAAAATTGCATCTCAAGCAATTTTAAAACATAAAATAATAAATTCTTCATGGAATGATGAAAATATAATCGAATACTCAAATATAGATATTGGAATTGCGGTTGCCCAAAAAGATGGTTTAATAACTCCAATAATAAGACAAACTCAATTTAAAGGAATAAAAGATATAGATACCGAATTAAAACAATTAATAGAAAAGGCAAAAGATGGAAGTTTAGAACCTGAAGAATATACAAATTCAACTTTCACAATATCTAATCTTGGAAGTTTTGGAATAGAAGAATTCACTGCTATAATAAATCCTCCAGGCTCGGCAATATTGGCAATTGGTTCTATAAACGAAAAACCAATTGTTGAAAATGGCGAAATCAAGATAAAACCTATAATGAAAATGACTTTATCCTGTGATCATAGATTAATTGATGGAGCTTCTGGAGCTGAATTTTTAAAATATTTAAAAGATATAATTGAAAATCCATTTAAAATGTTATACTAA
- a CDS encoding pyruvate dehydrogenase complex E1 component subunit beta: MKITMREAIRAAIDEEMEKDTNIILMGEEVGQYNGAYKVSQGLLDKYTDKRILDTPITEEGFAGIGIGAAMAGLRPIVEFMTFNFSIQAMDQIINNAAKMLYMSGGQLKVPIVFRGPNGPAEFLGSQHSQALQTFFFHTPGLKVMAPSTPEDAKGMLKTAIRDDNPVIFLEGEMMYSWEGEVPENEYLIPFGKAIKRTEGSDITIISYSKPMKTVLETNEKLKELNINAEIIDLRSLRPLDEETIYESVKKTNRVVIVDESWPNASVASHIGWLIHKNVFDYLDAPVELVTSEDVPMPYNHKLELHAQPTVEKILNAVKKVMYI, translated from the coding sequence ATGAAAATAACTATGAGAGAAGCCATAAGAGCCGCTATCGATGAAGAAATGGAAAAAGATACAAATATAATTCTTATGGGTGAAGAAGTTGGCCAATATAATGGAGCTTATAAAGTTTCTCAAGGACTTTTAGATAAATACACAGACAAAAGAATATTAGATACTCCTATAACAGAAGAGGGCTTTGCAGGAATAGGAATAGGTGCTGCAATGGCAGGTTTAAGACCTATTGTAGAGTTCATGACATTTAATTTTTCTATACAAGCAATGGATCAAATAATTAATAATGCTGCAAAAATGCTTTACATGTCTGGAGGACAGTTAAAAGTTCCCATCGTATTTAGAGGACCTAATGGTCCTGCAGAATTTTTGGGTTCACAGCATTCTCAAGCTTTACAAACATTTTTCTTTCATACTCCAGGTTTAAAAGTCATGGCACCATCTACTCCAGAAGATGCAAAAGGCATGTTAAAAACCGCAATCAGAGATGATAATCCAGTAATTTTCCTTGAAGGTGAAATGATGTACAGTTGGGAAGGAGAAGTACCGGAAAATGAATATCTCATTCCTTTTGGTAAAGCTATAAAAAGAACCGAAGGCTCTGATATAACTATAATATCTTATTCAAAACCTATGAAAACAGTATTAGAAACAAATGAAAAATTAAAAGAATTAAATATAAACGCAGAAATAATAGATTTAAGATCTCTAAGACCTCTTGACGAAGAAACCATCTATGAATCTGTAAAAAAAACCAACAGAGTCGTGATAGTTGATGAATCATGGCCAAATGCAAGTGTTGCCTCTCATATTGGATGGTTAATACATAAAAATGTCTTTGATTACTTAGATGCTCCTGTAGAACTCGTAACTTCAGAAGATGTTCCAATGCCTTATAATCACAAACTCGAATTACATGCACAACCAACTGTTGAAAAGATATTAAATGCTGTAAAAAAAGTAATGTACATTTAA
- the pdhA gene encoding pyruvate dehydrogenase (acetyl-transferring) E1 component subunit alpha yields the protein MIDIKKYDKELLMDMLEKMVLIRRFEEKAAQSYGLRKIGGFLHLYIGEEAVAVGAIQNLNLSKDYVLTTYRDHGHALACGLTPNSLMAELYGKITGCSKGKGGSMHFFDEKKHFYGGNGIVGAHIPIAAGVGLKIKYLKEDGVVLCFFGDGAIHQGSFHETLNMTKIWEIPVIFICENNQYGMGTDFKRVSSIQDFSIMAGSYGMYGEQVNGMNILEVYDTVKKSIEKAKNGIPVLLEAKTYRYKGHSASDPAKYRSKDELEKYKSQDPILILKNEMIKNNLLKEEEFEDIDIKCKKIAKEAADYAEKSDEPDLNELYTDILI from the coding sequence ATGATAGATATAAAAAAATATGATAAAGAATTATTGATGGATATGTTAGAAAAAATGGTTTTAATAAGAAGATTTGAAGAAAAAGCTGCTCAAAGCTATGGATTAAGAAAAATAGGTGGCTTTCTTCATCTTTATATAGGAGAAGAAGCTGTTGCAGTTGGTGCCATACAAAATTTAAATCTATCAAAAGACTATGTATTAACAACATATAGAGACCATGGTCATGCATTAGCATGCGGCTTGACTCCAAATTCTTTGATGGCAGAATTATATGGAAAAATAACTGGCTGTTCAAAAGGAAAAGGTGGATCCATGCATTTTTTCGATGAAAAAAAACATTTTTATGGTGGTAATGGAATAGTTGGGGCACATATTCCAATTGCAGCAGGCGTTGGACTAAAAATAAAATATTTAAAAGAAGATGGAGTAGTACTATGCTTTTTTGGAGATGGTGCTATACATCAAGGAAGCTTCCATGAAACGTTAAATATGACTAAAATATGGGAGATCCCAGTTATTTTCATATGTGAAAATAATCAATATGGTATGGGAACAGATTTTAAACGTGTTTCTTCGATACAAGATTTCTCAATAATGGCAGGTTCTTACGGAATGTATGGTGAACAAGTCAATGGAATGAATATACTCGAAGTATATGATACAGTAAAAAAATCTATAGAAAAAGCAAAAAATGGCATTCCAGTTCTTTTAGAAGCAAAAACCTATAGATACAAAGGCCATTCTGCAAGTGATCCAGCTAAGTATAGATCAAAAGACGAATTAGAAAAATACAAATCACAAGATCCAATTTTGATATTAAAAAATGAAATGATAAAAAATAATCTGCTCAAAGAAGAAGAATTTGAGGATATAGATATAAAATGTAAAAAAATTGCAAAAGAAGCAGCTGATTATGCAGAAAAAAGTGATGAACCTGACTTAAATGAATTGTACACAGATATTCTTATTTAG
- a CDS encoding pyridoxamine 5'-phosphate oxidase family protein, which yields MYKKAFMEKLEEIIEESKTALLSTIDDKGYPTSRWMSPILLPGKGEYIYAITASSFPKTHQINNSQKIEWLFQKKDLREIMNIKGKINVIDNPSIKKEILEIMGDRLGVFWKINEDVSDMVVLETEILYFKYFKPMKGAYDILDLRGE from the coding sequence ATGTATAAAAAAGCATTTATGGAAAAACTTGAAGAAATTATAGAAGAATCTAAAACGGCACTTTTGAGTACTATCGATGATAAAGGATATCCTACTTCGAGATGGATGAGTCCAATATTATTACCAGGAAAGGGCGAGTATATATATGCAATAACAGCATCTTCATTCCCAAAAACACATCAGATAAACAATTCACAAAAAATAGAATGGTTATTTCAAAAAAAGGATCTTAGAGAAATAATGAATATAAAAGGAAAAATAAATGTTATAGACAATCCTTCTATAAAAAAAGAAATTCTTGAAATAATGGGAGACAGACTTGGAGTTTTTTGGAAAATAAATGAAGATGTTTCAGATATGGTTGTCTTAGAAACAGAAATTTTATATTTCAAATACTTTAAGCCAATGAAAGGTGCATACGATATTCTCGATCTAAGGGGGGAATAA
- a CDS encoding lipoate--protein ligase family protein codes for MYEYFKRGEFYGIKVYEVINTDIYYNLAFESYIFETIKKDDFSIIFYKNTDCLVIGKHQNLFLECNINYTKENNIKIARRESGGGTVFQDLGNLNYSFIGYLDLNDKEKNFDILMKSIKNFNISLTKDDKNSLFYKNLKVSGNAFRLSKNKFLHHGTLLLNTNLSKLNNSINIKNINHNKKYIYSNYSKTTNLKDISDDIDETNIKKQILINSKFYYGKIISYTLIENNLNNYMSKKIKLLKNFNWIYNNSEKRGEINV; via the coding sequence TTGTATGAATATTTTAAAAGGGGTGAATTTTATGGGATAAAAGTATATGAAGTCATAAACACAGACATATATTATAATCTTGCTTTTGAAAGTTATATATTCGAAACCATAAAAAAAGATGATTTTTCCATAATTTTTTATAAAAATACAGATTGTTTAGTAATTGGAAAACATCAAAATTTATTCTTAGAATGCAATATAAACTATACAAAAGAAAATAATATAAAAATTGCAAGGAGAGAATCTGGCGGGGGAACTGTTTTTCAAGATCTTGGCAATTTAAATTACAGCTTTATAGGATATTTAGACTTAAATGATAAAGAAAAAAATTTTGATATTTTGATGAAATCCATAAAAAACTTCAATATTTCCCTTACAAAAGATGATAAAAATAGTTTATTTTATAAAAATTTAAAAGTATCAGGAAATGCTTTTAGACTATCCAAAAATAAATTTTTACATCATGGAACATTACTCTTAAATACTAATCTTTCCAAATTAAATAATTCAATCAATATAAAAAATATAAATCATAATAAAAAATATATATATTCAAATTACTCAAAAACAACTAATTTAAAAGATATCTCGGATGATATAGATGAAACAAATATAAAAAAGCAAATATTAATAAATTCAAAATTTTATTATGGAAAAATTATATCTTATACACTTATAGAAAATAATTTGAATAATTATATGTCTAAAAAAATAAAATTATTAAAAAATTTCAACTGGATTTATAATAATTCAGAAAAGAGGGGGGAAATTAATGTATAA
- a CDS encoding DMT family transporter: MKNKGILMTMFSAILFGFMPIFAKIAYLGGINYYSLVFLRSMFALIFISIFILIKKISIKINFKDFINLFFLSLIGYTLTQLTLFASYTYISTGVATTLHFIYPVCIMTANILFFKERVNKNKVFALILAIIGISMLSINKNIKIDIRGVFIAIISGILYSYYMLVIEHTKIKNMNSVVMTFYLLLFSMIFLGFGSLKFELNFNFNYLSWFMGMIIALLCSIFAVILLQMGIKEIGSSTASILSAFEPIVSVILGVIIFRESITINIFLGIVFVIVSVLIVNFNKKY; this comes from the coding sequence ATGAAGAATAAAGGAATTTTGATGACCATGTTTTCGGCAATTTTATTTGGATTTATGCCGATTTTTGCTAAAATAGCTTATTTGGGAGGGATAAATTATTATAGTTTAGTATTTTTGAGAAGTATGTTTGCACTTATATTTATATCTATATTTATATTAATAAAGAAAATATCTATAAAAATAAATTTTAAAGATTTTATAAATTTATTTTTTCTTTCTTTGATTGGATATACATTAACACAATTGACTCTTTTTGCTTCATATACCTATATAAGTACAGGTGTTGCCACTACACTTCATTTTATATATCCTGTTTGTATAATGACTGCAAATATTTTGTTTTTTAAAGAAAGAGTAAATAAAAATAAAGTTTTTGCTCTTATTTTAGCTATTATTGGAATAAGTATGCTTTCTATAAATAAAAATATTAAAATAGATATTCGTGGTGTTTTTATAGCTATTATCTCTGGAATTTTGTATTCTTATTATATGCTTGTGATTGAGCATACAAAGATAAAAAACATGAATAGTGTTGTTATGACTTTCTATTTGCTTTTGTTTTCGATGATTTTTTTGGGTTTTGGTAGTTTGAAATTTGAATTAAATTTTAATTTTAATTACTTGTCTTGGTTTATGGGTATGATAATAGCTTTATTATGCTCCATTTTTGCAGTTATTTTATTACAAATGGGTATAAAAGAAATCGGTTCATCCACAGCTTCAATATTGAGTGCGTTTGAACCGATAGTGAGTGTTATTCTCGGGGTAATAATTTTTAGAGAAAGTATAACTATTAACATATTTTTAGGAATTGTTTTTGTAATAGTATCAGTATTAATAGTAAATTTTAATAAAAAATATTAA
- a CDS encoding ABC transporter substrate-binding protein codes for MKKALSLIFIIILIVSAFSANPWKIGVLGPYQTENGVWIKESVQMAADEINAQGGIVGRPVELVFVDDENTAGKMISGITRLVTRDKIDFLIGGVGSGPVLAAMDTMARYKVIWLGTGAASPDITNKVAENFNKYKYYFRVGTLDSISQGRSIGEFIANYLVPEYGIKKAAIISLDLVYSKGIAEKAAEIAEKAGVEIVYRDYFPAGTNDFSATFKRAEEAGAQVIIDAIVTEDGIQFTKQWYDLKVNAAIVGAIAPALKPEFFNQTNQKSIYETSAYPNGGPAPLTSKTLKWYEDYKTKFGHAPGFIAFPSYNTLYVLKEALENTKNLNDKDEIIKAIEKVEFPLGGDKGVAPVIFTENHDLKYGGNGANGIIYQWNTKGEWKAVWPLEYKTGDWLVPEWINW; via the coding sequence ATGAAAAAAGCTTTAAGTTTAATATTCATTATAATTCTTATTGTTTCAGCATTTTCAGCAAATCCTTGGAAAATAGGTGTTCTTGGTCCTTATCAAACTGAAAATGGAGTATGGATTAAAGAATCTGTTCAAATGGCAGCAGATGAAATAAATGCACAAGGTGGAATAGTTGGAAGACCTGTAGAATTAGTATTCGTAGATGATGAAAATACTGCTGGAAAAATGATCTCAGGAATAACAAGGCTTGTAACAAGAGATAAAATAGATTTCTTAATAGGTGGAGTTGGTTCTGGACCAGTTCTTGCTGCTATGGATACAATGGCAAGATATAAAGTAATATGGCTTGGAACAGGAGCAGCATCTCCAGATATAACAAATAAAGTTGCCGAAAATTTTAATAAATACAAATATTACTTTAGAGTTGGAACACTTGATTCAATATCTCAAGGAAGATCTATCGGTGAATTCATTGCAAACTATCTCGTTCCTGAATATGGCATAAAAAAAGCTGCAATAATATCTTTAGATCTTGTTTATTCTAAAGGTATAGCTGAAAAAGCCGCTGAAATAGCTGAAAAAGCAGGTGTAGAAATAGTTTATAGAGATTATTTCCCTGCTGGAACAAATGATTTTTCGGCTACATTCAAAAGAGCTGAGGAAGCTGGTGCTCAAGTTATAATTGATGCCATAGTTACCGAAGATGGAATTCAATTCACAAAACAATGGTATGATTTAAAAGTAAATGCTGCAATAGTAGGTGCTATTGCCCCAGCACTAAAACCAGAATTTTTTAATCAAACAAATCAAAAATCAATATATGAAACATCTGCATATCCAAATGGCGGTCCAGCTCCTTTAACATCAAAAACATTAAAATGGTATGAAGATTATAAAACAAAATTTGGACATGCTCCTGGATTCATAGCATTCCCTTCATATAACACTTTATATGTTTTAAAAGAAGCACTTGAAAATACTAAAAATTTAAATGATAAAGATGAAATAATAAAAGCCATAGAAAAAGTAGAATTTCCTTTAGGTGGAGACAAAGGCGTTGCTCCTGTAATATTTACAGAAAATCATGACTTAAAATATGGTGGAAATGGAGCAAATGGTATAATATATCAATGGAACACAAAAGGTGAATGGAAAGCTGTTTGGCCTTTAGAATATAAAACAGGGGATTGGTTAGTTCCTGAATGGATAAATTGGTAA
- a CDS encoding ABC transporter ATP-binding protein yields MLDIKQITAGYGKATVLENLSLSVIEGQCHAVLGPNGAGKSTLLKSITGTVHPNIGQIIFKDKDISNEKTHNIARMGISLSPENRRLFRDLSVKENLEIATIYSINKNIKKNLDFVYQIFPRLKERINQKAGTMSGGEQQMLAIGRALMLEPEILLLDEPSMGLAHIIKEQIFEGIKKIKETGKTILIVEQDATMILPIADKISIFEHGNIVWEGNPSELSGNNSIKSAYLGL; encoded by the coding sequence ATGCTTGATATTAAACAGATCACTGCAGGATATGGAAAAGCAACTGTTTTAGAAAATCTTTCATTGAGTGTAATTGAAGGTCAATGTCATGCCGTACTTGGACCAAATGGTGCTGGAAAATCAACTTTATTAAAATCTATAACTGGAACTGTTCATCCAAATATTGGTCAAATTATATTCAAAGACAAAGATATCTCAAATGAAAAAACTCATAATATCGCAAGAATGGGCATATCTCTTTCTCCTGAAAATAGAAGGTTATTTAGAGATTTATCTGTAAAAGAAAATCTTGAAATTGCAACTATATACTCTATTAATAAAAATATTAAAAAAAATCTTGATTTTGTTTATCAAATATTTCCAAGATTAAAAGAAAGAATAAATCAAAAAGCAGGTACTATGAGTGGTGGAGAACAACAAATGCTTGCAATAGGAAGGGCTTTGATGTTAGAACCTGAAATATTATTATTAGATGAACCATCTATGGGACTTGCACATATAATAAAAGAACAAATATTTGAAGGTATTAAAAAAATAAAAGAAACTGGAAAAACTATTTTAATAGTAGAACAAGATGCGACAATGATACTTCCCATAGCAGATAAAATATCTATATTTGAACATGGAAACATAGTATGGGAAGGTAATCCTTCAGAACTTTCAGGAAATAATTCAATAAAAAGTGCTTATCTGGGGTTATAA
- a CDS encoding ABC transporter ATP-binding protein, protein MTNNILEINNLSKNFGGLKATDDITFNVKKGERFGILGPNGAGKTTIFNLISGFIKPDNGKIIFQNESIFGMNPIKVAHKGLVRTFQIVKPFKELSVFENLKVASLTPRMNKLFPNESEKIDWIKHVASICELEEVLYTDTEQLPQGYLKKLEVAKALTVKPELILLDEPFAGLTSSEIEPISNVIIKANEKSGTTIILIEHRLKEFMQIVNRIIAIDYGKKIAEGTPKEIVENKQVIESYLGKGGGEIANA, encoded by the coding sequence TTGACAAATAATATTCTTGAGATAAATAATCTTTCAAAAAATTTTGGTGGATTAAAAGCAACTGATGATATTACTTTTAATGTTAAAAAGGGTGAACGCTTTGGAATTCTTGGACCAAATGGTGCTGGAAAAACAACTATTTTTAACTTAATTTCGGGATTTATAAAACCAGATAATGGAAAAATAATATTTCAAAATGAATCAATTTTTGGTATGAATCCTATAAAAGTTGCTCATAAGGGTCTTGTAAGAACTTTTCAAATAGTTAAACCTTTTAAAGAGTTAAGTGTATTCGAAAATTTAAAAGTTGCATCTTTAACTCCTAGGATGAATAAATTATTTCCAAATGAATCCGAAAAAATAGATTGGATAAAACATGTAGCTTCTATTTGCGAACTTGAAGAAGTTTTATATACAGATACAGAACAACTTCCACAAGGATATTTAAAAAAACTTGAAGTTGCAAAAGCTTTGACTGTGAAACCAGAATTAATATTACTCGATGAACCTTTTGCTGGTCTCACATCATCAGAAATAGAACCTATTTCAAATGTTATAATAAAAGCTAATGAAAAAAGTGGAACAACAATAATATTAATAGAACATAGATTAAAAGAGTTCATGCAAATAGTAAATAGAATAATAGCAATAGATTATGGTAAAAAAATAGCCGAAGGTACTCCAAAAGAAATAGTAGAAAATAAACAAGTTATTGAATCCTATCTTGGTAAAGGTGGTGGAGAAATTGCCAATGCTTGA
- a CDS encoding branched-chain amino acid ABC transporter permease: protein MKFLKDIRGIIILLFTAFLFIFPLISNDFYLINILSVSFIYMVYAGSWDILSGFTGKENMGHAAFIAIGGYMLGFISSSFAIKPWLSIPLAAIFSILFGIIIGIPTLRLKGPYFALASLAIASIFEKLTISYSEVTGGEEGIFGIPFLTEGPMGSYYFMLIFAVISIGLLFYLGKSNFGLILKSIKSDEEAAKALGIETTKYKVTAFALSAMFAGMAGTVIGHFYGYIGPDIVYPLSLNTLIMSVVGGIGGIIPAALGGFFISLLTELLRGFGEWNQIIYTVILMLSVLFLPKGIFVSIGNLIKRKKSIKPVIEKSGDKN from the coding sequence ATGAAATTTTTAAAAGATATAAGGGGAATTATAATACTATTATTTACAGCTTTTTTATTTATTTTTCCATTGATTTCAAATGATTTCTATCTCATAAACATTCTATCCGTTTCTTTCATATACATGGTTTATGCTGGAAGTTGGGATATACTCTCAGGATTCACAGGTAAAGAAAATATGGGTCATGCAGCATTTATAGCCATTGGTGGTTATATGCTTGGGTTTATATCTTCTTCTTTTGCAATAAAACCTTGGTTGTCTATTCCACTTGCAGCAATTTTTTCAATATTATTTGGAATAATTATAGGTATTCCAACTTTAAGACTTAAAGGTCCTTACTTCGCCTTAGCTTCTCTTGCAATAGCCTCCATATTTGAGAAATTGACCATTTCTTATTCAGAAGTCACAGGTGGCGAAGAAGGAATTTTTGGAATACCTTTTTTAACAGAAGGTCCAATGGGTTCTTATTATTTTATGCTCATATTTGCCGTAATATCAATAGGATTACTTTTTTATCTAGGCAAATCTAATTTTGGATTAATATTAAAATCTATAAAATCCGATGAAGAAGCTGCAAAAGCTTTAGGAATTGAAACAACAAAATATAAAGTAACTGCTTTTGCATTATCAGCAATGTTTGCAGGTATGGCTGGTACTGTGATAGGTCATTTTTATGGATATATAGGACCAGATATAGTATATCCTTTATCCTTAAACACACTTATAATGTCTGTTGTTGGAGGAATTGGTGGAATTATTCCTGCAGCTCTTGGAGGTTTTTTTATCTCTTTATTAACAGAATTATTGAGAGGTTTTGGAGAATGGAATCAAATAATATATACTGTAATATTGATGTTATCTGTACTTTTCCTTCCAAAAGGTATTTTTGTTAGCATTGGTAATCTAATAAAAAGAAAAAAAAGTATAAAACCTGTTATAGAAAAGAGCGGTGATAAAAATTGA